A stretch of Paenibacillus sp. URB8-2 DNA encodes these proteins:
- a CDS encoding SpoVR family protein gives MPSDEIQALEKAIAEITEIASGFGLDFYPMRYEICPADIIYTFGAYGMPTRFGHWSFGKTFHKMKSQYDFGLSKIYELVINSNPCYAFLLDGNSLVQNKLIVAHVLAHCDFFKNNMRFSQSNRNMVESMSATADRIGEYAIKYGMDTVERFIDAVLAIQEHIDPSLIQQGKAGNSRFVEGRLKERRESAQDILDANPYEELWRLDKDAEATAQNPAAGYKPFPAEPEKDVVWFIQQYSASLEDWQRDIMTMLHDEMLYFWPQMETKIMNEGWASYWHQRIMRELDLTPEETVEYAKLNSSVVQPSRQSLNPYYLGLKILEDIERRWDRDKIFEVRELDSDISFIRSYLTKELVEDLDLYVFEKKGPEWKITDKAWENVRDQLVQARINGGSPYLVVQDGNFERNGELYIVHCYEGIELDLKYLERTLPHIYTLWGKTVHLETVIEDKKACFSYDGKKVLRKFV, from the coding sequence ATGCCCAGCGACGAGATACAGGCGCTTGAGAAGGCTATAGCCGAGATTACGGAAATCGCCTCCGGCTTTGGCCTGGATTTCTATCCCATGCGCTACGAGATTTGCCCTGCCGATATTATTTATACATTCGGAGCTTACGGAATGCCGACGCGTTTCGGCCACTGGAGCTTCGGCAAGACGTTTCACAAGATGAAATCTCAATATGATTTCGGTCTGAGCAAAATATACGAATTGGTCATTAACTCCAATCCGTGCTACGCCTTTCTTCTCGACGGCAACTCGCTGGTCCAGAACAAGCTGATCGTCGCCCACGTGCTCGCGCACTGCGACTTCTTCAAGAACAATATGCGCTTCTCCCAGTCGAACCGGAATATGGTGGAAAGCATGTCGGCCACGGCAGACCGGATCGGCGAGTATGCGATCAAGTACGGGATGGACACGGTTGAGAGATTCATCGACGCCGTTCTGGCCATCCAGGAGCACATCGACCCGAGTCTGATCCAGCAGGGCAAGGCGGGCAATAGCCGTTTTGTTGAGGGGCGGCTGAAGGAGCGCCGGGAATCGGCGCAGGATATCCTGGATGCCAACCCTTACGAGGAACTTTGGCGGCTCGATAAGGACGCCGAAGCCACCGCACAGAATCCGGCGGCCGGATATAAGCCCTTCCCTGCGGAGCCGGAGAAGGATGTCGTCTGGTTCATTCAGCAGTACTCCGCCAGCCTGGAGGACTGGCAGCGCGATATTATGACAATGTTGCATGACGAGATGCTCTACTTCTGGCCGCAGATGGAGACGAAGATCATGAACGAAGGCTGGGCTTCGTACTGGCATCAGCGTATCATGCGGGAGCTGGACCTGACGCCGGAGGAGACGGTCGAGTACGCCAAGCTGAATTCTTCGGTCGTGCAGCCCTCCCGCCAGAGCCTGAATCCGTATTATTTGGGCCTGAAGATTCTCGAAGATATTGAGCGCCGCTGGGACCGGGACAAAATCTTCGAGGTACGGGAGCTCGACTCCGATATCTCCTTCATCCGCAGCTATCTGACCAAAGAATTGGTCGAGGATCTCGATCTGTACGTCTTCGAGAAGAAAGGGCCGGAATGGAAGATCACCGACAAGGCCTGGGAAAATGTCAGGGATCAGCTGGTGCAGGCCCGCATCAACGGCGGTTCGCCTTATCTGGTCGTACAGGACGGCAACTTTGAGCGCAACGGCGAGCTGTACATCGTCCACTGCTATGAGGGCATCGAGCTTGATCTGAAGTATCTGGAACGGACGCTGCCTCATATTTACACACTGTGGGGCAAGACCGTCCATCTGGAGACCGTCATCGAAGACAAGAAAGCGTGTTTCTCCTACGACGGCAAAAAGGTGCTGCGGAAGTTCGTCTGA
- a CDS encoding LTA synthase family protein — translation MKKRFYILPSILFLFFFSYGRILLYRQKDIRVGFTALYAPTLKDIGIGILILFVFYTLSKVNLIASFVLALVLGVFHLANVEYIYALDHVVNLKDITMASDKEFIAGTLFHVSFPIYSILLMASLMASIFFLRKLPLFPLKTKRYNLLAFAGLLILYLVIAIQSSGDWKNGNFVSASIRNSVALLTFNEEALTDYPPDIERQINTSQQLKDGEYLLNNHTGKKNILMVVMEGIPGAYSPANQEFLNIPNDIKMTSLGKIKDHSLILPNYITHNNQTIRGMYSLVSGDYPKMDASTPKAYEYLQKDPSYREELLPKLLKNRGYNTAFIQAAELEYMSKGDFMTAAGFDTVIGGESFRNPYVPFGWGPDDKAFFEQSQKYIDELNGKGKPWFAAMLTVGTHHPYAVSDDYAKQYPSRKAAAVAYLNEALSGFIDYIDHSSFAKDTLVLFVSDESHGVNDQPYGSNWGIFAAYSPDIDGQIVNDGVYGQKDILLSLLDYADPDLDAYTTGRSVFRKYTEDSPILFASHYNGDIFYSTGKGTVYQVDNSGQLYSLTSENGELFSSKYERTSLSDSTLKKKILTYKNYIDKSSAGDQKIVITKDKEIPFAGGGEAVVTDGQFITLPAESYVDIQVDYDASSMAAADWLVLKFEDYSGHKSVRMIDKQTGSGKITFRFYNEKVGYGYAFNLKTALHSNDYSGAEKAIQINRITVEFSKTVPAASPSPAASPGISAGPSPAASSGPEHVEVVDMDAGNE, via the coding sequence ATGAAAAAACGATTTTACATTTTACCCTCCATTCTTTTTTTGTTCTTCTTTTCTTATGGGCGTATCCTCTTATACCGGCAGAAGGATATCCGCGTGGGATTTACCGCACTCTATGCTCCAACCTTGAAGGATATCGGGATCGGCATTTTGATTTTGTTCGTTTTTTATACGCTTTCAAAGGTGAATCTTATCGCTTCGTTTGTTTTGGCGCTGGTACTGGGCGTTTTCCATTTGGCGAATGTCGAATATATTTACGCGCTGGATCACGTGGTCAACCTGAAAGATATCACCATGGCGTCGGACAAGGAATTTATTGCAGGCACGTTGTTTCACGTCAGCTTCCCGATCTATTCCATCCTGCTGATGGCGTCTCTAATGGCGTCGATCTTTTTTCTCCGCAAACTGCCGTTGTTCCCGCTAAAGACCAAACGGTATAATCTGCTCGCATTCGCCGGGCTGCTGATTCTCTATCTGGTCATCGCCATTCAATCTAGCGGGGATTGGAAGAACGGCAATTTCGTCTCGGCTTCGATCCGCAATTCGGTCGCATTGCTGACTTTCAATGAGGAAGCGCTGACGGATTATCCTCCGGATATCGAGCGGCAGATCAACACTTCGCAGCAGCTTAAAGACGGTGAATATTTGCTTAACAATCATACGGGCAAGAAAAATATTCTGATGGTCGTCATGGAAGGCATTCCCGGCGCCTATTCGCCCGCCAACCAGGAGTTTCTGAATATCCCGAACGATATCAAGATGACGAGTCTGGGTAAAATCAAAGATCACAGCCTCATTCTTCCCAACTACATAACCCATAACAACCAGACGATCAGAGGGATGTACTCGCTCGTCAGCGGAGACTATCCGAAGATGGACGCGTCCACGCCGAAGGCGTACGAATATTTGCAAAAAGACCCCAGCTACCGCGAAGAGCTTCTGCCGAAGCTGCTGAAGAACCGCGGCTATAACACGGCGTTTATCCAGGCGGCGGAGCTGGAGTATATGTCCAAGGGCGATTTTATGACGGCGGCGGGCTTCGATACGGTAATCGGCGGGGAGAGTTTCAGGAATCCTTACGTTCCCTTCGGATGGGGACCTGATGATAAAGCCTTTTTCGAGCAATCGCAAAAATATATCGACGAACTGAACGGCAAGGGCAAGCCGTGGTTTGCCGCCATGCTGACGGTCGGAACCCATCATCCCTACGCTGTGTCGGACGATTATGCGAAGCAGTATCCGAGCCGCAAGGCGGCGGCTGTAGCTTATCTGAATGAGGCGCTGTCCGGGTTCATCGACTATATTGATCATTCAAGCTTTGCCAAAGACACTCTGGTACTGTTCGTGTCCGACGAATCGCATGGGGTCAATGACCAGCCTTACGGTTCGAACTGGGGGATTTTTGCGGCATATTCACCCGATATTGACGGCCAGATTGTCAACGACGGCGTATACGGGCAGAAGGATATTCTTCTTTCGCTCCTGGATTATGCCGACCCTGATCTGGATGCTTACACCACAGGCCGAAGCGTGTTCCGAAAATATACCGAAGATTCGCCGATCCTGTTCGCTTCCCACTATAACGGCGATATTTTCTACTCGACCGGGAAGGGGACCGTGTATCAGGTGGATAACAGCGGCCAGCTGTACAGCCTGACCTCTGAGAACGGGGAGCTGTTCAGCAGCAAGTACGAGAGAACTTCCCTGTCGGACAGCACACTGAAAAAGAAAATACTTACCTATAAAAATTACATCGACAAGTCCTCGGCGGGGGATCAAAAAATCGTGATCACCAAAGACAAAGAAATCCCTTTTGCGGGTGGAGGGGAAGCCGTCGTTACCGACGGACAGTTCATCACGCTCCCTGCGGAATCGTATGTCGACATTCAGGTGGACTATGATGCTTCTTCGATGGCCGCCGCCGATTGGCTTGTTCTGAAATTTGAAGATTACAGCGGCCACAAAAGCGTACGAATGATCGACAAGCAGACGGGCAGCGGCAAAATAACGTTCCGGTTCTACAATGAGAAGGTGGGCTACGGATACGCCTTCAATTTGAAGACCGCGCTTCATTCCAATGATTATTCGGGTGCCGAAAAGGCAATCCAAATCAATAGGATCACTGTGGAATTTTCAAAGACCGTTCCGGCTGCCAGCCCGTCACCGGCTGCAAGTCCCGGAATATCGGCTGGTCCGTCGCCGGCTGCCAGCTCCGGGCCGGAGCATGTGGAGGTCGTCGACATGGATGCAGGGAACGAGTAG